From Lysobacter lycopersici:
GAATCTGGTATTACTCTCTCGATTGAAGTAATACCGAAGGAGCCGCCATGGGCACCACCCTCACCAGCAAGGGCCAGGTCACCATTCCGAAGCAGGTGCGCGACGCACTGGATCTCGCACCGGGCAGCGAAGTCGAGTTCGCGGTGAACCGCGACGGTGACGTGGTCCTGCTCAAGGCTGGCAAACGCCGTGCCCGTCGCGGCGACCGCTTCGAG
This genomic window contains:
- a CDS encoding AbrB/MazE/SpoVT family DNA-binding domain-containing protein, with the protein product MGTTLTSKGQVTIPKQVRDALDLAPGSEVEFAVNRDGDVVLLKAGKRRARRGDRFEAARGKAQVKWRSDELMALLRD